The following proteins come from a genomic window of Geomonas sp. RF6:
- a CDS encoding NAD-dependent succinate-semialdehyde dehydrogenase, with product MAIQSINPATGKVLDTFEEWTAEKTAHVVSQVHKAWLEWRNSSFAERAAVMKGAAEVLRHNRDEFAQLMALEMGKPIRQGRDEVEKCAWGCEYFAENAEAMLAPESANSDGSAAYVAFRPLGVVLAIMPWNFPFWQVFRFAAPALMAGNTAVLKHSSNVPLTALAIEQVFVRAGFPEDVFRTLLVSSSHAEEVLENPLVRAVSLTGSSDAGRHVARRAGELLKKSVLELGGSDPFVVLDDADLDSAARIAAKARCFNSGQSCIAAKRFIVERSVYGPFLNRFRTAMASLVVGDPMEERTEVGPLARGDLREALHEQVLDAVQHGAELALGGMIPHKDGFFYPTTVLSGVRPGMRAYHEELFGPVASVIPVRDDEEAIEVANDTPFGLGGSVWTRDTAKGEALAARIEAGAVFVNGMVKSDPRLPFGGIKDSGFGRELSRYGIREFTNVQTVWIK from the coding sequence ATGGCGATTCAATCGATCAATCCTGCAACGGGGAAGGTTTTGGATACTTTCGAGGAGTGGACCGCTGAAAAGACGGCTCATGTCGTCTCGCAGGTGCACAAGGCGTGGCTGGAATGGCGCAACTCCTCTTTTGCGGAGCGTGCGGCGGTCATGAAGGGGGCGGCGGAGGTGCTGCGCCACAACAGGGACGAATTTGCCCAGCTCATGGCGCTGGAGATGGGAAAGCCGATAAGACAGGGGCGCGATGAGGTGGAGAAGTGCGCCTGGGGGTGCGAGTACTTCGCGGAGAATGCGGAGGCGATGCTGGCGCCGGAGAGCGCCAACAGCGACGGCTCCGCGGCCTATGTCGCCTTTCGCCCCTTAGGTGTCGTGCTGGCGATCATGCCGTGGAACTTCCCCTTCTGGCAGGTGTTCCGTTTTGCCGCGCCGGCGCTCATGGCGGGAAATACCGCGGTTTTGAAGCACTCTTCCAACGTGCCTCTTACGGCGCTTGCCATAGAACAGGTCTTTGTGCGCGCGGGATTTCCGGAGGACGTGTTCCGCACCCTCCTGGTGAGCTCGAGCCACGCGGAAGAGGTGCTGGAAAACCCTCTCGTGCGCGCGGTCTCACTCACCGGAAGCAGCGATGCCGGACGGCATGTGGCAAGGCGGGCAGGGGAGCTGTTGAAGAAATCGGTACTGGAACTAGGGGGGAGCGATCCTTTCGTGGTACTCGACGACGCGGATCTGGACAGCGCGGCGCGCATCGCGGCGAAGGCGCGGTGCTTCAACTCCGGACAGAGCTGCATCGCGGCGAAGCGCTTCATCGTGGAGAGGAGCGTGTACGGCCCGTTCCTCAATCGCTTCAGGACGGCCATGGCTTCTCTCGTGGTGGGGGATCCGATGGAGGAGAGGACGGAGGTCGGGCCGCTGGCGCGCGGCGACCTGCGCGAGGCGTTGCATGAGCAGGTGCTCGACGCGGTGCAGCACGGCGCCGAGCTCGCACTCGGCGGCATGATACCGCACAAGGACGGCTTTTTCTACCCGACGACGGTCCTCTCCGGGGTGCGCCCTGGGATGCGGGCGTACCACGAGGAACTCTTCGGTCCCGTCGCCTCCGTCATTCCGGTGCGGGACGACGAGGAAGCGATAGAGGTGGCGAACGACACCCCCTTTGGTCTCGGCGGCTCTGTATGGACGCGTGACACGGCGAAAGGGGAGGCACTCGCTGCGCGGATCGAGGCGGGGGCTGTCTTTGTGAACGGCATGGTGAAGAGCGACCCGCGCCTTCCGTTCGGCGGGATAAAGGACTCCGGGTTCGGGCGGGAACTGTCGCGTTA